In Devosia litorisediminis, one genomic interval encodes:
- a CDS encoding HWE histidine kinase domain-containing protein: protein MSDKSRFTTALQTIVTRNRSPLFRWSLSLGLCVVAFALRYGLSDALPPGFPYLTFFPAVIVTTLLAGLWPGVVSAVLCGLASWFFFIAPANSFALNAGATTALLFYAFIVSVDIVIIHGITVTAQHLKAERESMARLAHSLQRSNLALAERESEQQVLSQEIGHRLKNQLALIQAIVSQTLRSKNDLPGISKTLTERIGVLADAQDMLIAGSAGHASVADIVQKIAALHGNEGQRRIVADGPAIKLSSKPTLTLSMILHELATNATKYGALASVDGVVNINWSVESRQGVEAFVIKWVEQGGPAVEQPQDKGFGSRLVRAGLPSSGSEVIMDFRPEGLVCTISADLAGMQSEQIG from the coding sequence GTGAGCGACAAGAGCAGATTTACTACGGCACTGCAGACGATTGTGACCCGCAATCGCTCGCCGCTGTTCCGCTGGTCGCTTTCGCTGGGCCTGTGCGTTGTTGCCTTTGCGCTGCGCTATGGCCTCAGCGATGCCCTGCCGCCGGGCTTTCCCTATCTGACGTTTTTCCCCGCTGTCATTGTCACCACCTTGCTGGCAGGGCTTTGGCCCGGGGTGGTTTCGGCAGTGCTGTGCGGTCTGGCGTCCTGGTTCTTCTTCATCGCCCCGGCCAATTCATTTGCTCTCAACGCGGGCGCGACCACGGCATTGCTGTTTTATGCCTTCATCGTCAGCGTCGACATTGTCATCATCCATGGCATCACCGTGACTGCCCAGCACCTCAAGGCCGAGCGCGAATCCATGGCCCGACTGGCCCACTCCCTGCAGCGTTCCAATCTGGCGCTGGCTGAACGCGAGAGCGAGCAGCAGGTACTGTCGCAGGAGATCGGGCATCGCCTGAAAAACCAGCTGGCGCTGATCCAGGCCATTGTCAGCCAGACCTTGCGTTCCAAGAATGATCTACCCGGCATTTCGAAAACATTGACCGAGCGTATCGGTGTGCTGGCGGATGCGCAGGATATGCTGATCGCGGGCAGTGCCGGTCATGCCAGCGTCGCCGACATTGTCCAGAAGATTGCTGCCCTGCATGGCAATGAAGGGCAGCGGCGCATTGTGGCCGATGGCCCCGCGATCAAGCTGTCATCCAAGCCAACGCTGACGCTGTCGATGATCCTGCACGAGCTGGCCACGAACGCCACCAAATATGGGGCACTGGCCAGCGTTGATGGCGTGGTCAACATCAACTGGAGCGTGGAATCGCGTCAGGGCGTCGAGGCTTTTGTCATCAAATGGGTGGAGCAGGGTGGCCCCGCCGTCGAGCAACCCCAGGACAAGGGCTTTGGCAGCCGGCTGGTGCGTGCAGGTCTGCCCAGCAGTGGGTCCGAAGTGATAATGGATTTCAGGCCCGAGGGCCTGGTCTGCACTATCTCGGCCGATCTTGCCGGCATGCAGTCGGAGCAGATCGGCTAG
- a CDS encoding nucleoside deaminase: protein MTPMNRALALAEEAAANGEAPVGAVVMEGETVLAAERNRMKALNDPTAHAELLAMRAALAKRGTGRLDGCDLYVTLEPCAMCAGAIAHSRVRRVYFAAEDTKAGAVENGVRLFEQPSCHHAPEIIGGIGAARSEAMLKAFFQDLRRG from the coding sequence ATGACACCGATGAATCGCGCGCTGGCGCTGGCCGAGGAAGCCGCCGCCAATGGCGAAGCGCCCGTGGGCGCGGTGGTCATGGAAGGCGAAACCGTGCTGGCCGCCGAGCGCAATCGCATGAAGGCGCTCAACGATCCCACCGCGCATGCCGAACTGCTGGCCATGCGCGCGGCCCTGGCCAAACGCGGCACGGGCAGGCTGGATGGTTGCGATCTGTATGTCACCCTTGAGCCCTGCGCCATGTGCGCCGGTGCTATCGCCCACAGCCGGGTGCGTCGGGTCTATTTCGCGGCTGAAGACACCAAGGCAGGCGCCGTCGAGAATGGCGTGCGGCTGTTTGAGCAGCCCAGCTGCCACCATGCCCCTGAGATCATTGGCGGCATTGGCGCGGCGCGGTCAGAGGCCATGCTCAAGGCGTTTTTTCAGGACCTGCGGCGCGGATAG
- a CDS encoding DMT family transporter — MIRIIGLTGLAMLAFAANSVLARQALGAGQLDAAGFTAIRLLAGAVTLGLLVGLSRAASWRQIASLGTAQQAAALFGYALAFSLAYVLLGAGMGALVLFVSVQFGMIARGLIAGDRPGALEWLGLVVALGAFVYLISPGLSAPDPLGTLLMVVSGLCWAAYSLLGRGSTRPLADAAGSFVRCVPFALILLIFGLVWQLPSPLGVALAIASGAITSGLGYAIWYAVLPQLTRTRAAVVQLSVPVIAAAIAVPVLGEAVTPRLLIASIIILGGIAIAILGAGRRRRL, encoded by the coding sequence ATGATCAGGATCATCGGACTGACAGGCCTGGCCATGCTGGCCTTTGCGGCCAATTCCGTGCTGGCCCGGCAGGCGCTGGGGGCAGGGCAACTCGATGCCGCCGGCTTCACCGCCATTCGCTTGCTGGCCGGCGCGGTAACGCTGGGTTTGCTGGTGGGATTGTCGCGCGCCGCCAGCTGGCGCCAGATCGCCAGCCTGGGCACCGCGCAGCAAGCCGCCGCCTTGTTTGGCTATGCGCTGGCCTTCTCGCTGGCCTATGTGCTGCTGGGGGCTGGCATGGGGGCGTTGGTGCTGTTTGTCAGCGTGCAGTTCGGCATGATTGCGCGGGGGCTGATCGCCGGAGACCGTCCCGGCGCGCTCGAATGGCTCGGGCTGGTCGTGGCACTGGGGGCGTTTGTCTATCTCATATCGCCCGGCCTGAGCGCACCCGACCCGCTGGGAACCCTGTTGATGGTGGTCTCGGGGCTGTGCTGGGCGGCCTATTCGCTACTGGGGCGCGGCTCGACCCGGCCGCTGGCTGACGCCGCGGGCAGCTTTGTGCGCTGCGTGCCATTTGCCCTGATCTTGCTGATCTTCGGGCTGGTCTGGCAATTGCCAAGCCCGCTGGGGGTTGCCCTGGCCATTGCGTCTGGCGCGATAACCTCAGGACTGGGTTATGCCATCTGGTATGCCGTGTTGCCCCAACTGACCCGGACCCGCGCCGCGGTGGTCCAGCTCAGTGTGCCGGTGATTGCCGCCGCCATCGCCGTGCCGGTGCTGGGCGAAGCCGTCACGCCAAGACTGCTGATCGCCTCGATCATCATTCTGGGCGGCATCGCCATCGCCATTCTGGGGGCCGGGCGCCGCCGTCGGCTGTGA
- the mutL gene encoding DNA mismatch repair endonuclease MutL — protein MPIRQLPEVLINRIAAGEVVERPASVVKELVENAIDAGASRIAVTTAAGGKTLLRIEDDGHGMDRADLLLSVERHATSKLSSDDLDDIRSLGFRGEALASIGSVAELSISSRPADAESGLRIDVRNGVRSGPVPQAMNRGTIVEVKNLFANVPARLKFLKTDRGESGAITDVLKRLAMANPTVHFVLSGSDRSTSNWPAVSGTGALQARLAQVIGDDFAQNAVTLAHSRHGVVVAGLAGLPTYTRANSLSQFYFVNGRSVRDKVLVGAVRAAYGDYIFRDRFPVVALYIAIDPAEVDVNVHPAKAELRFRDAGAVRSAVIRGIGEALAAAGFKASTSVADDVLGAFTAPEQQASGVSTAPMISGSTAYHPTQTSAFSGYERVSGSGSSNPFSPDYGQTGLDGLNEPSARVEAEPAPALVDYPLGTARAQMFDNFIIAQNGNSLLLVDQHAAHERLVYERFKAQLASGPVASQALLIPLVLEMPEEDCTRLEDASDELARFGLYLERFGPRAIAVRETPALLGSSDIEGLVRDLSDGLAEWDSIAAVSDRMEAIIARMACHGSVRSGRRLRVDEMNALLRDMEATPHSGQCIHGRPTYVELKHKDIERLFGRSR, from the coding sequence TTGCCCATCCGCCAGCTACCCGAAGTTCTGATCAACCGCATTGCCGCTGGCGAAGTGGTCGAGCGCCCTGCCAGCGTCGTCAAGGAACTGGTCGAGAACGCCATTGATGCGGGCGCCAGCCGCATTGCCGTGACCACGGCTGCTGGTGGCAAGACTCTGCTGCGCATCGAGGATGATGGCCATGGCATGGATCGGGCTGACTTGCTGCTGTCGGTCGAGCGCCACGCGACCTCAAAGCTGTCCAGCGACGATCTCGATGATATCCGCAGCCTGGGCTTTCGCGGCGAGGCGCTGGCCTCGATCGGCTCGGTGGCCGAGCTGTCGATCTCATCGCGCCCCGCTGACGCCGAGAGCGGACTGCGCATTGATGTGCGCAATGGCGTGCGCAGCGGGCCGGTGCCGCAGGCAATGAACCGGGGCACCATTGTCGAGGTCAAGAACCTGTTCGCCAATGTCCCGGCGCGGCTGAAATTCCTCAAGACAGACCGTGGCGAATCCGGGGCCATTACCGATGTGCTCAAGCGCCTCGCAATGGCCAATCCCACCGTGCATTTCGTGCTCAGCGGCAGCGATCGCTCCACCTCGAACTGGCCTGCGGTCAGCGGCACAGGCGCATTGCAGGCGCGACTGGCGCAGGTAATCGGCGACGACTTTGCGCAGAATGCGGTGACGCTGGCGCATAGCCGGCACGGCGTGGTTGTGGCTGGTCTTGCGGGCCTGCCGACCTATACCCGTGCCAATTCGCTGAGCCAGTTCTACTTCGTCAATGGCCGCTCGGTGCGCGACAAGGTGCTGGTGGGCGCCGTGCGCGCTGCCTATGGCGACTACATCTTCCGCGACCGCTTTCCCGTAGTGGCGCTCTATATCGCCATTGATCCTGCCGAGGTCGACGTGAACGTTCATCCCGCCAAGGCCGAACTGCGCTTCCGCGATGCAGGCGCGGTGCGCAGCGCCGTGATCCGGGGGATCGGCGAAGCGCTGGCCGCAGCAGGCTTCAAGGCCTCTACCAGCGTAGCCGATGATGTGCTGGGCGCCTTCACTGCCCCTGAGCAACAGGCCAGCGGCGTTTCCACCGCGCCCATGATCTCCGGCTCAACTGCCTACCATCCCACCCAGACCTCGGCCTTTTCGGGCTATGAGCGGGTGTCGGGATCGGGCAGCAGCAATCCGTTTTCGCCCGATTATGGTCAGACCGGTCTGGATGGTCTGAACGAACCCAGCGCGCGGGTCGAAGCCGAGCCTGCCCCGGCTCTGGTCGATTACCCGCTGGGCACGGCGCGGGCGCAGATGTTTGACAATTTTATCATCGCCCAGAATGGCAACAGCCTTCTATTGGTTGATCAACACGCGGCCCATGAGCGGCTGGTCTATGAACGGTTCAAGGCGCAGCTGGCCTCGGGGCCCGTTGCCAGCCAGGCTTTGCTGATCCCGCTGGTGCTTGAGATGCCCGAAGAGGACTGCACCCGGCTTGAAGACGCGTCCGACGAGCTGGCGCGCTTCGGGCTCTATCTCGAACGCTTCGGCCCGCGCGCCATTGCGGTGCGTGAGACCCCAGCTCTATTGGGCAGCTCGGACATTGAAGGGCTGGTGCGTGACCTGTCCGATGGGCTGGCAGAATGGGATTCCATTGCTGCCGTCAGCGACCGCATGGAAGCGATCATCGCGCGCATGGCGTGTCACGGCTCGGTGCGCTCGGGCCGCCGCCTGCGGGTCGATGAAATGAACGCCCTGCTACGCGACATGGAGGCCACGCCCCATTCCGGCCAGTGTATTCACGGCCGCCCGACCTATGTCGAGCTCAAACACAAAGACATCGAGCGGCTGTTCGGGCGGAGCCGGTAG
- a CDS encoding metallophosphoesterase family protein — protein MLYFTSDTHFADPRVLRLDRRPFANMAEHDAALIASWNSVVQADDDIWHLGDVVRGDQGAVEALLHRLNGTKHLIVGNNDPLSTQSAQGWASVQHYAELKIDIQLYVLCHYPFRTWNQMGKKSINLHGHSHGRLAPMPRQFDVGVDPQGLRPRRLDEIVVSRRRGRTATPAA, from the coding sequence ATGCTCTATTTCACCAGCGATACCCATTTTGCCGATCCGCGGGTGCTCCGCCTCGACCGGCGTCCCTTCGCCAATATGGCCGAGCACGATGCCGCCTTGATTGCCAGCTGGAACAGCGTCGTGCAGGCCGATGACGATATCTGGCACCTTGGCGACGTCGTCCGTGGGGATCAGGGCGCAGTTGAAGCTCTGCTGCACCGGTTGAACGGCACCAAGCATCTGATTGTAGGCAATAACGATCCGCTATCGACCCAGTCGGCGCAAGGCTGGGCCAGTGTTCAGCACTATGCCGAGCTGAAGATCGACATTCAGCTCTATGTGCTGTGCCACTATCCCTTCCGCACCTGGAACCAGATGGGCAAGAAATCCATCAATCTGCACGGTCATTCGCATGGCCGGCTGGCGCCTATGCCGCGGCAGTTCGATGTGGGGGTCGATCCGCAGGGGCTGCGGCCCCGGCGACTGGACGAAATTGTGGTCAGCCGCCGGCGTGGCCGGACTGCAACGCCCGCGGCCTGA